The nucleotide sequence GTCAAGAAGCCAGCAAGTAACGGTCAAAGAAAGTACGGGAGCGGCTACCGATGGCGAATAAAAAAGAATTGGCGATGCTGAAAAAGGCGCTTTCGTGTGAAATTCGCGGCGTGGCGTTCCAGTCAAAAGCAGCACTGGCCGATAAGTTGTTTAACGATGGATTGCTGGAGCTGAAAAAGGAAAGTCAGCAAACACCATACGGCCTGATGACGTGGGAACATTACGTGCTAACGCACGCAGGAAGGATCGCATGCGGGGAAAGTTGCGAAGGTAAGGGGGTGGTAGAGTGAACACAATGTTTTTGTTGATGGCTGAATTTAATACGGCCACCATCCCCCTAGCAGATATTGCCGAGCGTTATCTAGGTATGAAGCCAGCTACCGCAGATAGAAAAGCCGGGGCGGGAGATTTGCCAATCCCTACGTTCCGGCTCGGTGACACACAGAAAGCACCGAGAATGGTGCACGTAAAAGATCTAGCCGATTTTATTGATCAGCGGAGAAAGGAGGCAGCAAAAGAGTTAAAGCACTGCTCATCATGAGCGCTGCTTTTTCAGTTCTTCCAGTCGCTCATGCAGGTTTTTAGGGTAAAGCTCTCTGTAAACCTGCCAGAGCACATTCAGGGATCTATGCCCAGTAACTTGGGCAACATCTTCTATGCTGAACCCGGCTTCAAAAAGCCTGCTCGCCCCCTCCCTTCTCATGTCGTGATACCGTAAATCCTCAATTCCCAGAGACTCCCGCACGCGCTGAAATCCAGCGGAAACTGATTTTGATACATAGGGGAAAATGAATTCAGATTTTTTTGGCTGTCGCTGAACGATATCCCACGCATCCCCCAGTAACGCTACTTTCATGTGATTTCCGTCTTTCTTGCGCGGGTCTTT is from Pectobacterium carotovorum and encodes:
- a CDS encoding pyocin activator PrtN family protein yields the protein MNTMFLLMAEFNTATIPLADIAERYLGMKPATADRKAGAGDLPIPTFRLGDTQKAPRMVHVKDLADFIDQRRKEAAKELKHCSS